Below is a window of Brockia lithotrophica DNA.
AGTAGTAGGGCGTGGTCGCTTCGAATTCGGCCGCGCACGTGTCTACCATCTTGTACACGGGTCGCACGTCGAGAGACTTGCGGAGACGGCGGATGGCCAGAGCGTCTTTTCCCACCAGCTGGCCGATGGTGGCGTCGGAAAAGCCCAATCGCTTGGCTTCCCGGAGAAGGCTTCGGGTGAGTCCTTCATAGCCCGCCTGGGCGAGGCGCTGTTCCATTTCCACGATTTGGCCAATTTCCCGGATGAAGAATTTGTCGATATGGGAAATTTCGGAAATGACCTTCCATTCCCAACCTCGGCGAAGGGCTTCAGCGATGGCAAAAAGCCGTTCGTCGTTCGGCGTAACAATCTTTTGCTCCAGCTCCTTGTCCGAGGCTTTTTGGATTTCCGGATGCCGTAGGCCGTCGTGTCCTATCTCCAGAGAGCGTATGGCCTTTTGCAAAGCGCCGGGAAAGGTGCGGTCAATGGCCATCACTTCGCCGGTGGCTTGCATCTGAGTACCCAACGTACGGCTGGTCTCCGAAAACTTCTCAAACGGAAAGCGGGGAATCTTGACCGCGACGTAGTCGAGAGCGGGTTCGAAAGCAGCATAAGTGGTTCCCGTGACGGGATTTTTGATTTCGTCCAGCGTAAGGCCGATGGCGATCTTCGCCGCGATCTTCGCGATAGGGTAACCAGTGGCTTTCGACGCCAAGGCCGAGGAACGGCTTACGCGCGGATTAACTTCGATGACGACGTAATCTTGGCTGCGGGGATTGAGTGCAAACTGGACGTTGCAGCCCCCCTGGATGCCGAGGGCGTGAATGATTTTGAGCGCGGAAGAACGGAGCATCTGGTATTCCCGGTCGGTTAGGGTCTGGGACGGCGCCACCACGATAGAGTCGCCGGTGTGGACGCCCACCGGATCGATATTTTCCATGTTACAGACAGCGATGGCGTTGCCGGCGCTATCTCGCAGAACCTCGTATTCGATTTCTTTCCAACCGAAAACGCTTTGCTCAATGAGGCACTGACCGATCGGCGAAAGTTTAAGGGCGCGGTTCACGATCTCAGCAAGCTCTTTCGCGTCTCGCGCAAAACCTCCCCCTGTTCCCCCCAAAGTATAGGCAGGGCGCACGATGACAGGAAAGCCGATTTGTTCGGCGAAAGAGATGGCCTCGCTCACGCTGGTCACGATGGCCGATTCAAGGACGGGTTCGCCTATGGAACGCATGAGCTCTTTAAACGCCCCTCGATCTTCCGCCTGTCGGATGGCCTGAAGAGGGGTTCCGATGAGCTCGACGCCGTACTTTTGCAGCACACCGGCTTCGGAAAGCTGGGCTGCCAGGTTGAGTCCGATCTGGCCGCCGAGGGTGGGCAGGAGCCCCTGGGGTCGTTCCCGCGCGATGATCCGTTCCACGAACTCTGGAGTAAGAGGTTCGAGATAGGTTCGGTCCGCCATCTGGGCGTCGGTCATGATGGTCGCTGGGTTGGGATTCACCAGGATCACCTGAAGACCTTCTTCCCGTATGGCCTGCAGGGCTTGGGTGCCGGAGTAGTCAAACTCGGCGGCCTGACCAATAATTATAGGCCCGGAGCCTATCACCAGAACCCGCTTGAGTTCTCTCTGTTTCGGCATAGCTTTCCTCCTTGCGCTGGATCTTCTGCTCTGGCGCTATTTTTTACGGTCCAGCTCCGTCAGGAAGCGTTCAAGCAGATAACGAGATTCCTGCGGGCCTGGAGAACCTTCAGGATGATATTGGACCGACCAGACGGGGCGCTGAGTGTGCATGATCCCTTCAACAGTGTTATCGTTTAGGCTGCGATGGGTGACGACGACCTCCGGGGGAAGCGAGGATTCCTCAAGCGCATAGCCGTGGTTATGGGAAGTGATATAGATCCGGCCCGTGAAGCAGTCTTTAACCGGGTGGTTGGCGCCCCGGTGGCCAAACTTGAGCTTGACGGATTTTCCGCCTAAGGCTAACCCAATGATCTGGTGGCCTAAACAAATGCCAAACAACGGGACGCCCGCCGTTATGAGCGTCCGAGCGATGGCCACCCCTTCACTCACGTCTTGGGGATCGCCGGGGCCATTGGAGAGCAAAACTCCCGCAGGATCCAGGGCCAGAATCTCTTCGGCGGTAACGGTGGCCGGCACTACGGTCACCGGATATCCGAGATTGGTCATAATGCGCAGGATGCTCCGCTTCACCCCGAAATCGACTACCACGACCCGCGGTTTTCGTCGGCGGCCGTCTTCAGGCTCGAGGTGGTAGGCGGTGGGGGTGGTGACCTCCAGGACCGGACGGGAGAGAACGAACGCTCGAGCTTGGCGTTGAAGTTCCGTCAGCCACCTCCGAAGGGAAGGGGAGAGATGGGGGATCCGCCACTGACCATCAAGGGCGAGGATACCGCCTCTCTCCTCGAGCTTTTGGTCGGCCTCAGCAGGACCCTCGTTGGCGGTCGCCAATACGCCCCGCAGGGTTCCTTTTACGCGCAAGTGTCGCGTGAGCGCCCGCGTGTCAATACCGTATAGGCCCGGGATTTCGTTTCGGGCGAGGTATTCGCTGAGCGACTGGTTAGCCTGCCAGTGGCTGGGATCCATGCAGAGTTCCTTCACGACAAAGCCCCGAACAAAAGGTTGTCGGGACTCGAAGTCTTCCGGGTTAATGCCGTAGTTCCCTACAAGGGGGTAGGTCATGACAACGATTTGCCCCGCATAGGAGGGGTCCGTGAGAATCTCTTGATAGCCAGTCATGCTGGTGTTAAAAACGACTTCGCCGACGTTTCCGCGCGGAGCCCCAAAGGCCTCTCCTTGGAAAACGGTGCCGTTTTCAAGAACAAGGTAGCCTTTCATCGCCCTACTCCCCTCAGCGCTTGATCGCACGGGCGGGCTTACATAAGTACTGCATCGCCCTTCCTACAAGGATATCACGAAGTATGCCACCGTTCCACATCTCATGAACAGATGTCCCGGTCGCCCCCTGCTTTCACGAGGAGGTGCTCGCAGACCGAATTTCCATACCGCCGCAGTGCTCCCCTCCATAGGCGTCACTTCCTGCGGAACTCGCGATAAGGTCATATAGCCAACGACCAAGGCGAACTTGAGTCTTTGCCGTATTCTCGTCACGGCGGTGGTTTGTGCCACATACCGGGCATGTCCCCTTTCGAGTCGAGAGCGGAAGTTCATAAAGCACGTGGCCGCAAACGTAGCACGTCTTCGACGTTGGCTCGTAGTGGTTTGCCTTCACAAGCCGCAGGGCCCGAAGCTTGGCTTTCGCTTTGAGAAGCGCCCGGGAGGTGCTCCAGCCGACAACGGCAATGTGCCAGGCGAGGTGGCCGTTTTTGAGCATACCGGCTACGTTTAGGCCTTCGATCGCGATCACCGGATGCACCCGGACGAGTTCGGCCGTGAGTTTGAGGAGGAAATCCAGCCGGATGTTTCGAACGTTGCGGTGGAGTTTGGCGACTTCGAGGCGCGCCTTTTCGTAGTTCTTCGTGCGTTCGACGAGCCTTCCGGTTTTGTCCCGCACGCCCCGGCGGGAAAGCTTACGCTGAAGTCTCTTCAGGCGACGAAGTGCCTTCCCGAGCGGCTTAGGCGCTCCAACTTTCCGAACCCCCTTTCGTCCACGATCGTGGCGTACGATTCGAGGCCGACGTCGATCCCCGCCGCAGGTCCCCTTGGCGGAAGGGGATCGGGAATCTCTTCTTCCACCGTGAAGCTCACAAACCACCGATCGGTTTCACGGCTTACGGTGGCGTGAAGGATGCGGCCTTGCGGGAGATACGTGCGCATGGAACCGCCTTTCTTCCGGTGATTGGGCTTCTCTTTCGGGCACACGGCGCCGATCCGAGAAAGTACGATGTGCCTCGTCTTTCCGGGATAGCGCCTATCGTTTTCATCGAGAAGGAGCCGAATCGTCCGGAACTGTTGTCCAGCCGGAAACTGTCCTGCCGATCGTGTTTACGGCGGAACTTGGGGTTGCCGACCTTTCTTCCAACCTTCAAGCCGTGGAAATAGTTCTTTAGGGTCTTTTTAAATTTCGAAGCGCTTCTCCTACATTGTCCTACATTGTAGGTAAAGCAGGCGGTCCCGGCGTGTTTGGCAGCAAGGAGGATGCGTTGCTCTGCATTGGGATCGAGCTCGTAGCGGTAGGCTCTATGGACCTTCATGTCGAAGCGCCTCCAACGCCTTTTTTGCCCGGCGTTTCGCAGAACGCTTGCCGTACAGGCGGGCGGCCAGGGAAGTGAGCACTTCGGTCATATCGCGCACGAGGTCGTCGTCCACCTCTCTTTCTTCGACCACCAGAATGCGGCGCCCTTGCGCCCAAAGAGCGGCTTCGAGGAATTCAAAGCCAAAACGCGTGAGCCGATCCCGATGTTCTACGACGATTGTCGTCACGTTCGGGTCGGAAAGGAGTTTCAAAAGTTCCTTCCGCCTGCCGTTTAGACCGGACCCGATTTCCTTCACCGTCTTTCCGACCGAAAGGCCCTGGGCGTTCGCAAACTTCAGAAGCCTCACCACCTGCCTTTCCAGATCGGCCTTCTGGTCGGAAGACGATACCCGATAGTAGAGGGCGACAATACCTCCCTTTGCAGGTTCGGGTTCGTGAACGAGGATTGTACCCGTGGGGGTGTTTTCAAACGGCACGGGCCCTTTACCTTCTTTGAATCAACGTCATGTAGTATTGTAGGTGATGTTATGTCTTTTTGGCTGTTAGCTGAGTTTAATTTGTGTGTTTTTTAGTGTTTTATTATAAAAATGAATGCATGTAAACATATTTTTATATAATAGCGACCACTTTTAATAATGGAAATAATTATAAATGTTAATACGAAAACTAGAATACGAAAACTACCAATTTATAGCATTGTGGGCCCGGTATTTAGGGGGATCACGAAGCGAGGCATTTATAACCAAACAATAGACGGAAGGTGAAGAAAAACGTTCGGAGTCTTGTTGACTTCCCTCGGTCGTCTTGTTACACTTTGATCGGAAGAGACGGCAGCAAGCGTGCCTTGGGACTGAGGTCACCACTATAGGGGTACAAGAGGCTCGCCTTGCTTAAAGGAGGAATAAACTTTCATCATGTGCGTTAGGCGCGTTAGGATGGAACGGATTGGAGAACAGTCACCCGACGTCTGGAGCGTTGAAGGGGCAGATCGGGAACTGCACGAAGAATGTGGTGTGTTCGGGATCTGGGGCCATCCTGAGGCGGCGCAGTTGACTTATTACGGACTGCTTGCACTGCAACATCGGGGACAAGAAGGCGCGGGTATAGTCAGTTCGGATGGCCGTCGTTTCGCCGTCCACCGTGGACTTGGGCTGGTAACAGAAGTGTTCCATTCTGATTATTTGCAGAGACTTCACGGAGATCGCGCCATTGGCCACGTTCGTTACCCGACGCACGGAGGTAATCGGCTTGAAAACGTTCAGCCTTTGGTGTTTAACTACCGCGGCGGCGAGCTGGCTGTGGCCACCAATGGCGCACTGGTCAATGCAGAGGCGCTCAAACATCATTTAGAGCAACAGGGTTCAATTTTTCAGTCTTCTAGCGACACGGAAGTGATAGTTCACCTGATGGCCCGCTCCGCTCATGACGAGCTGGTGGAGGCCGTTAAAGAATCGTTGCGGCTACTCATCGGGGCTTACGCTTTCTTGATCCTAACCAATGAGAAGATGATTGTGGCGCGAGATCCCAACGGTCTTCGTCCTCTTTCGCTGGGACGGCTTGGAGAAGCATATGTTTTCGCTTCAGAGACCTGTGCACTGGATGCGGTAGGCGCCGAGTGGATCCGGGATGTGGAGCCGGGCGAAATGATCGTAGTCGACCGGGACGGCCTTCGCGCTCAGCGCTTTGCTCCCGTTGCCAGGCGAGCGATTTGTGCCTTTGAATACATTTATTTTGCGCGCCCTGACAGCAACCTTGAAGGCGTAAACGTGCATGTGGCGCGCAAGTTGATGGGAAAACGGCTGGCGGAAGAGGCTCCGGTGAAGGCGGATGTCGTAACGGGGGTTCCCGACTCCAGCATTTCGGCGGCCATCGGCTTTGCCGAAGCCAGCGGGATCCCTTATGAAATGGGGCTGGTGAAAAATCGTTACGTCGGTCGGACTTTCATTCGTCCCGATCAGGCCAAGCGCGAGCTCGGCGTCAAGATAAAGCTTATGGCGATGCGCAAAGTGGTAGAGGGCAAACGCGTGGTGATGGTCGACGATTCGATCGTCCGGGGAACGACCAGCCGTAGGATCGTTCAGCTTTTGCGGGATGCCGGTGCAAAAGAGGTGCACGTCCGCATAAGTTCGCCAATGGTTAGGTACCCCTGTTTCTATGGCGTGGACATCTCTACACGGGAAGAGCTGATCGCCGCCCACAAAGAAGTAGAAGATATACGGAGGACGATCGGCGCAGACAGCCTGGCTTTTCTGAGTCTTGAAGGGCTGCTCGATGCGATTGGCCGGGCGGGTCCGCTGTCCGGCCTGTCGCGAGGCTACTGTTTGGCCTGTTTTACGGGGGACTATCCGACAAAGCGCGTTTGATGCATCCAGGCATGTGTGGCACTCTGCCGTCGTCCGGCCGGAGGGATCAGTGACGCTAGGTTTTCCACCGTTCGGAAGCGAGGAAGAAGGAAGATAGGTGAAGGCGGGGGCAATCCATGAAACGGCTGTTTTCTCAGATCACCGTGTTTGTCGACGGGATGTGCGCTTTATGTTGGCGAAGGAGCCTCTGGGTCTGCTGATTGGGCCGGCTTTGCCTGTTTGAGTGGTATCATGAAAGACGTACACTTTGCGGATTACGGTCTAAGTTTTTCTACGGTGAATTTAGTGCAATTCGGTAAGACAACTGGGGACATGCCTGCATATTGAGGGCGGTTTTGATGCGGTGATCGTCATCGAAATGTCTGCCGCTGCTTTGGCCTCTTCTTATCCTTCGCCGTCTTGTTGCGGTACCTCAAGCTGAGCCCTGCGCTCTACCGCCGGGGGAACCGGAGGGTTTTCGTCGAGGGAGCATTCGAATACGGATCACGTCCAGGTGTCCGTGGGGAAAGATCCTTGACGGTGTTGTATGGTATCTTTCAATTGAGCCAATAATAATTAAACTTGGTCTTCAAGGTCGGGCAAACAGTCCGCGATCGCGTCCATCCAGTATTCGCCTCTTTTTCCCATCAATACTATACTTAAACTGTAAAACGCGATCTAGAGAAACACTATCCGCTCCACAAAGCCTCTGAAATACTGGGTGTACATCCCATTACTTTGCGCCGCTGGGAAAAGGCGGGCAAAATCCGTTGCATCCGCACGCCTTCCGGCCAGAGGCGCTTCCCCAGGGGCGAAATCCTGCGCCTCCTGGGTGAAGATCTGCCTTCCGGCTAAAGGGCTGTCATTTACGCCCGCGTATCTTCGGCCAAGCAGACCGGGGCGGGCAACCTGGAACGCCAGAAGCAGCTCCTGGAGGAACACTGCCGGGCCAGGGGCTACGAAGTGGTTGCCGTCATCACCGAACAGGGCTCCGGGCTCAACGAAAAACGCAAAGGGTTGGCCTGGCCTTTCAAAATGGCCTGCGAAAGACAGATGGACCTCAAAGTCTCCGCAGGAAGAATTCGTGCAGGACATGCTCTCTATCCTCACCGTTTTTTCGGCCAGGCTATATGGTTCGCACAGCAGGGAGTTTCGCCAAAGGGTGCGGGAGGCCATGACAGATGCGGCTAAAGACAGAGACAGGAAAACCCGTAGACATGGTGACAATCCCGGGCCGGATATACCTGGATGATATGGCAAGAAGAGAAATCATTTCCTTCATGGCCGATACCAAGCGGCTAAGCGCACCGCCTACCAGGCACTGGGGTGGAGAAAGAAGACGGGCGAAATTGTTAAGGACCTCTACCGGAAGTTTTCTTCCCCAACGCCCGCTGGTGCCAGTGGGCCGTGGAGGACGCAAGGGCCACCCTCGAGAGCCAGAAAGAGCAGGTTAACATGCACGTTTCGGACCTGGAGGCCAAGATCGAAAAGGCCGTGGAGAAGCTTAAGCATACTAGGAACAAACTCCACCGTCAGGGCATCCAGATGCGGCTCGATCGGCTCCAGGCAAAACTCACCTACTGGAAAGGTTTTCAGGACCGTGATGACGTTCCGCCCGCCGTCTTCGGCGGCAGGAAAAACCTACTTAAGCTTCAGCGGGGTTGCCAACAGCTAAAAATGTGATTGATCTTCATTCTTTTCTTTGCTAAAATATACCCATGAAACTCAGCGAGTGGGCCAAAAGGCGCGGCATCACCTACAAGACAGCATGGCGCTGGGTCAAAGAAGGCAAAATGCCCGTGCCGTTTGAAATCACTCCCACGGGTACAATCCTCGTTCACGAACCCGAACCTGCAAAGGGAGGTATTGTCGCCCTCTACTATCGGGTATCGTCTTCCGACCAGAAGGCCGATCTGGAAAGGCAGGTGGTGAGGCTTCTGAAGTTTGCGAACGCCCAGGGCCTTTCGGTCGGAAAGACGGTGAAGG
It encodes the following:
- the carA gene encoding glutamine-hydrolyzing carbamoyl-phosphate synthase small subunit; translation: MKGYLVLENGTVFQGEAFGAPRGNVGEVVFNTSMTGYQEILTDPSYAGQIVVMTYPLVGNYGINPEDFESRQPFVRGFVVKELCMDPSHWQANQSLSEYLARNEIPGLYGIDTRALTRHLRVKGTLRGVLATANEGPAEADQKLEERGGILALDGQWRIPHLSPSLRRWLTELQRQARAFVLSRPVLEVTTPTAYHLEPEDGRRRKPRVVVVDFGVKRSILRIMTNLGYPVTVVPATVTAEEILALDPAGVLLSNGPGDPQDVSEGVAIARTLITAGVPLFGICLGHQIIGLALGGKSVKLKFGHRGANHPVKDCFTGRIYITSHNHGYALEESSLPPEVVVTHRSLNDNTVEGIMHTQRPVWSVQYHPEGSPGPQESRYLLERFLTELDRKK
- a CDS encoding RNA-guided endonuclease InsQ/TnpB family protein — encoded protein: MVRHDRGRKGVRKVGAPKPLGKALRRLKRLQRKLSRRGVRDKTGRLVERTKNYEKARLEVAKLHRNVRNIRLDFLLKLTAELVRVHPVIAIEGLNVAGMLKNGHLAWHIAVVGWSTSRALLKAKAKLRALRLVKANHYEPTSKTCYVCGHVLYELPLSTRKGTCPVCGTNHRRDENTAKTQVRLGRWLYDLIASSAGSDAYGGEHCGGMEIRSASTSS
- a CDS encoding helix-turn-helix domain-containing protein encodes the protein MKVHRAYRYELDPNAEQRILLAAKHAGTACFTYNVGQCRRSASKFKKTLKNYFHGLKVGRKVGNPKFRRKHDRQDSFRLDNSSGRFGSFSMKTIGAIPERRGTSYFLGSAPCARKRSPITGRKAVPCARISRKAASFTPP
- the purF gene encoding amidophosphoribosyltransferase yields the protein MERIGEQSPDVWSVEGADRELHEECGVFGIWGHPEAAQLTYYGLLALQHRGQEGAGIVSSDGRRFAVHRGLGLVTEVFHSDYLQRLHGDRAIGHVRYPTHGGNRLENVQPLVFNYRGGELAVATNGALVNAEALKHHLEQQGSIFQSSSDTEVIVHLMARSAHDELVEAVKESLRLLIGAYAFLILTNEKMIVARDPNGLRPLSLGRLGEAYVFASETCALDAVGAEWIRDVEPGEMIVVDRDGLRAQRFAPVARRAICAFEYIYFARPDSNLEGVNVHVARKLMGKRLAEEAPVKADVVTGVPDSSISAAIGFAEASGIPYEMGLVKNRYVGRTFIRPDQAKRELGVKIKLMAMRKVVEGKRVVMVDDSIVRGTTSRRIVQLLRDAGAKEVHVRISSPMVRYPCFYGVDISTREELIAAHKEVEDIRRTIGADSLAFLSLEGLLDAIGRAGPLSGLSRGYCLACFTGDYPTKRV
- a CDS encoding recombinase family protein, with the translated sequence MYARVSSAKQTGAGNLERQKQLLEEHCRARGYEVVAVITEQGSGLNEKRKGLAWPFKMACERQMDLKVSAGRIRAGHALYPHRFFGQAIWFAQQGVSPKGAGGHDRCG